Proteins encoded within one genomic window of Phototrophicus methaneseepsis:
- a CDS encoding DinB family protein has translation MISSKQLTDIRQRQVGLMQKTLQLWQNVISQVTQEEATTYRDGPDGWTVLEVLGHIRDFDGFFLGRAKMMLEQDMPQLPRYDHEAIAIEQAYNKQDLQTVIAELTASREAFIAFFQGLDDEQWERAGIHPERGEFNMLDAAIQVGGHDVNHLEQVTRILKQREEK, from the coding sequence ATGATCTCTTCAAAACAGCTAACCGATATTCGTCAACGTCAAGTTGGGTTGATGCAAAAAACGCTCCAACTCTGGCAGAATGTCATCTCACAGGTGACGCAAGAAGAAGCCACAACCTATCGCGATGGTCCGGATGGCTGGACCGTCCTGGAAGTGCTGGGTCATATACGTGATTTCGATGGGTTTTTCCTGGGGCGTGCCAAGATGATGTTGGAACAGGACATGCCCCAACTGCCGCGTTATGATCACGAAGCGATTGCCATCGAGCAAGCTTATAATAAACAGGACTTGCAGACTGTCATTGCAGAACTGACTGCTTCGCGCGAGGCGTTCATTGCTTTCTTCCAGGGCCTGGATGATGAACAATGGGAACGTGCTGGCATTCACCCGGAACGCGGCGAATTTAATATGCTGGACGCAGCTATACAGGTTGGCGGCCATGATGTCAATCATCTGGAGCAGGTGACGCGTATCCTCAAGCAGCGCGAGGAAAAATAG
- a CDS encoding HAD family hydrolase: MPIQAVIFDMDGVLVDSEVYWSQSRVEFAQSRGKQWTDEDQRLAMGRSTVEWAMVMQQRLGLTMPVDAIISEMKERVIAHYASRMPTRPGALEAVHEMAAHYRCGLASGSPTEIIKAVLEITGLDQVFEVVVYGDDVPLGKPAPDIYLEALQQMGADAAVSVGIEDSANGIRALKAAGMAAIAAPSPAFPLPDDILALCDARIDSLEDLTLALVQGLR; this comes from the coding sequence ATGCCTATACAAGCGGTGATCTTCGACATGGATGGGGTTTTGGTCGATAGCGAAGTGTACTGGTCACAATCGCGTGTGGAATTTGCTCAATCACGCGGTAAGCAGTGGACGGATGAAGATCAGCGTTTGGCGATGGGCCGCAGTACGGTCGAGTGGGCGATGGTGATGCAGCAGCGTCTGGGACTGACGATGCCTGTGGATGCGATCATCAGCGAGATGAAAGAGCGCGTCATCGCCCATTATGCGAGCCGGATGCCGACGCGCCCTGGCGCGCTTGAAGCTGTTCATGAGATGGCGGCGCACTATCGCTGTGGGCTGGCTTCTGGCTCACCGACGGAAATTATCAAAGCCGTCCTTGAAATTACAGGGCTGGACCAGGTATTTGAGGTGGTCGTCTATGGGGATGATGTGCCGCTTGGCAAGCCCGCGCCAGATATTTACCTTGAAGCTTTGCAGCAAATGGGCGCGGATGCCGCCGTCAGTGTCGGTATTGAAGATTCCGCCAATGGCATCCGCGCCTTAAAAGCCGCAGGTATGGCCGCTATTGCGGCCCCTAGCCCTGCCTTCCCCCTGCCTGATGATATCCTGGCGCTTTGCGATGCCCGTATTGATAGCCTGGAAGATCTTACTCTGGCGCTGGTGCAGGGACTGCGCTAA
- a CDS encoding DeoR/GlpR family DNA-binding transcription regulator, whose protein sequence is MSDSLFLEERRRLILEQLRDRGRVFVNDLSRQMNVSAVTIRQDLRALEADGLLARTHGGAVQPARLGAEQPELSFDIRRTQNQEEKDALGRAAAQMVEPGYAIALDASTTVCSIVPYLAHLDSLTIVTNNLLVAEMVLPYPRIRVLMPGGRMRRDSFSLVGLPQSLPDINLNIGFMSAWGITPQNGLTEVSEDEMTMKQALLARSLRKVVLVDSSKWGQVAPYTYARASDVDIILTTGRTPAVARHALHEGHIQVVPVA, encoded by the coding sequence ATGTCAGATTCTCTCTTTTTGGAAGAACGCCGCCGCTTAATTCTGGAACAACTGCGTGACAGGGGGCGCGTCTTCGTCAATGACCTCAGCCGCCAAATGAACGTCAGCGCGGTGACGATCCGCCAGGATTTGCGTGCCCTGGAGGCCGATGGCTTGTTGGCGCGGACGCATGGTGGCGCTGTCCAACCGGCGCGCCTGGGTGCGGAACAGCCGGAACTCTCTTTTGACATCCGGCGGACGCAAAACCAGGAAGAGAAGGACGCCCTGGGCCGGGCGGCAGCGCAGATGGTTGAACCAGGGTATGCGATTGCGTTGGATGCCAGTACGACAGTTTGCAGCATTGTGCCCTATCTGGCACATCTCGATAGCCTGACCATTGTGACCAATAATCTGCTGGTGGCGGAAATGGTGCTGCCGTATCCGCGCATTCGTGTGTTGATGCCGGGGGGCCGTATGCGGCGGGATTCGTTCTCGCTGGTGGGGCTGCCACAGAGCTTGCCGGATATTAACCTGAACATCGGCTTTATGAGCGCCTGGGGCATCACACCACAAAATGGCCTGACAGAAGTCAGCGAGGATGAAATGACCATGAAGCAGGCTCTGCTAGCGCGCAGCCTGCGTAAGGTCGTTCTCGTGGATAGCAGCAAGTGGGGGCAGGTCGCGCCTTATACCTATGCACGTGCCAGTGATGTGGATATCATCCTCACAACAGGCCGGACGCCTGCTGTGGCGCGTCATGCGCTTCATGAGGGCCATATCCAGGTGGTGCCTGTTGCATAA
- a CDS encoding rhamnulokinase: MTEKYVLAVDLGAESGRVMCAGFDGQRIEMTEVHRFSNTPVYANGTLYWDALRLWHNIQLGIRQAAAEHEIASIGVDSWGVNPILLDNNGHLLSNPVHYRDNRTDGAMSWVFERMQRREVYERTGIQFMQMNGLYQLASMVRDNSSQLKAVGTLLSICDLFNYWLTGTKKAEFTMATTMQLCDPRTKDWDRALFEAIGFPLDTLVPIVEPGEPIGTYEGIPVIASAGHDTGAAVVGIPTTTQEYAYLSSGTWSLLGLELDHPVINDAAYEANLTNEGGYAGTIRLLKNIMGLWIAQQCRNTWAEAGRDYSYDDLVRLAQSATPFQAFVDPDVDDFFHVGDMPEKIRAYCRRTGQMPPESDAQMIRTVYESLALKYRLVLEHLIAVSGQSVERLHVIGGGTNNALLCQMTANAIDRPVIAGPAEATALGNAVVQLIAQGELANLAEARAMLAESIDTVTYEPQDSALWIEQAGRLSEQVAATQQ; encoded by the coding sequence ATGACGGAAAAATACGTCCTGGCTGTAGACCTGGGTGCGGAATCCGGCAGGGTCATGTGTGCCGGGTTCGATGGTCAGCGGATTGAAATGACGGAAGTTCACCGCTTTTCCAATACGCCCGTATATGCCAACGGCACGCTGTATTGGGATGCTTTGCGCCTCTGGCACAATATTCAGTTAGGCATTCGTCAGGCTGCCGCTGAGCACGAAATCGCTTCCATTGGTGTAGATTCCTGGGGTGTGAACCCGATCCTGTTGGATAACAACGGACATTTGCTCTCAAACCCGGTCCATTACCGTGATAACCGTACAGATGGGGCCATGTCATGGGTCTTTGAGCGTATGCAGCGCCGTGAAGTCTACGAGCGTACAGGCATTCAGTTCATGCAGATGAACGGCCTCTATCAGCTTGCCAGCATGGTCCGTGATAACAGCTCTCAACTGAAGGCTGTGGGAACGCTGCTTTCGATCTGCGATCTGTTCAATTACTGGCTAACGGGCACCAAAAAAGCTGAGTTCACCATGGCGACGACCATGCAGCTATGTGACCCGCGCACCAAAGATTGGGACCGCGCTCTGTTTGAGGCGATTGGCTTCCCTCTGGATACCCTAGTGCCGATTGTGGAACCAGGTGAACCGATTGGTACGTATGAAGGCATCCCTGTCATTGCCTCCGCGGGCCATGATACTGGCGCGGCTGTGGTTGGCATCCCGACGACGACGCAGGAATACGCTTACCTGAGCAGTGGCACATGGAGCCTGTTGGGGCTGGAACTCGATCATCCTGTGATTAACGATGCTGCTTATGAAGCGAACCTCACAAACGAAGGCGGCTATGCTGGGACAATCCGCCTGTTGAAGAACATCATGGGCTTGTGGATCGCGCAGCAGTGCCGTAATACCTGGGCTGAGGCAGGGCGCGATTACTCTTATGATGATCTGGTTCGGTTGGCCCAGAGCGCTACGCCGTTCCAGGCATTCGTGGACCCGGATGTTGATGACTTCTTCCATGTGGGCGATATGCCGGAGAAAATCCGCGCGTATTGCCGCCGAACCGGGCAGATGCCTCCGGAAAGCGACGCTCAGATGATCCGTACAGTGTACGAGAGCCTTGCGCTAAAGTATCGTCTGGTGTTGGAACACCTGATTGCGGTATCCGGGCAATCTGTTGAACGGCTGCATGTCATCGGCGGCGGGACGAATAATGCCTTGCTATGCCAGATGACGGCGAATGCGATTGATCGCCCTGTGATTGCTGGCCCGGCAGAGGCGACGGCACTTGGTAACGCGGTGGTGCAGTTGATTGCCCAGGGTGAACTGGCGAATCTGGCTGAGGCGCGCGCGATGCTGGCGGAAAGTATTGATACGGTGACGTATGAGCCCCAGGACAGCGCGCTCTGGATTGAACAAGCCGGACGCTTAAGTGAGCAGGTAGCCGCAACTCAGCAGTGA
- a CDS encoding class II aldolase/adducin family protein encodes MPSPTSQQDKLDALLQMTRTLGEPHREYVIIGEGNTSCRIDADAFYIKASGQQMVNIGAEGFVAVQFAPVLALLDDPPATYSEAKRISNDARVDRSVSVVPSVEVSFHAMLLHECDAQIIGHTHPIAVNRLLCSNHAEAFAKNRTCPDEVVLCGPESVFVPYVDPGLPLAIIMRDKVRAYMAAYDEAPKVILLANHGMIAIGQTPTEVLNITAMCVKAAHILMGAYAVGEPVFLPREEILHIYKRPDEIYRRNQFV; translated from the coding sequence ATGCCATCTCCTACAAGCCAGCAAGATAAGCTCGATGCGCTGTTGCAGATGACGCGCACATTGGGCGAGCCACATCGTGAGTACGTCATTATTGGCGAAGGAAATACATCCTGCCGTATTGATGCGGACGCGTTCTATATCAAGGCCAGTGGTCAACAGATGGTCAATATCGGCGCTGAGGGCTTCGTCGCGGTACAGTTTGCGCCCGTACTGGCGCTGCTGGACGACCCGCCAGCGACCTACAGCGAGGCCAAGCGTATCTCCAATGATGCCCGTGTGGATCGCTCCGTCAGTGTGGTGCCCTCTGTTGAGGTGAGCTTCCATGCGATGCTGCTGCACGAGTGCGATGCACAGATTATCGGCCATACGCACCCTATCGCTGTGAACCGGCTACTATGCAGCAATCATGCGGAAGCCTTCGCAAAAAATCGTACATGCCCTGATGAGGTGGTACTCTGTGGGCCGGAATCGGTCTTTGTGCCTTATGTAGACCCTGGTTTGCCGCTGGCGATCATCATGCGGGACAAGGTGCGCGCCTATATGGCCGCCTATGATGAAGCCCCCAAGGTGATCTTGCTCGCAAATCACGGCATGATTGCGATTGGGCAGACACCAACTGAAGTGCTGAACATCACGGCCATGTGCGTCAAAGCGGCGCATATCCTGATGGGCGCTTATGCTGTCGGTGAACCTGTCTTTTTACCCCGCGAAGAAATTTTGCACATCTACAAACGCCCCGATGAAATCTACCGCCGTAATCAATTTGTGTAG
- a CDS encoding type II toxin-antitoxin system VapC family toxin codes for MKIPDVLQDVHALCIETAPYIYYIEGHPHYAAKMDAIFAFIEAQEIQIYTSVLTLTETLVKPIQRNDEAVVNAYRALLTDTSPVHLMPVTPPIAEKAAYLRAQYNLRTPDSLHVALAIEMGCEAFLTNDKGIKRVTDLVVLVLDELELP; via the coding sequence GTGAAAATCCCGGATGTGTTGCAAGATGTGCACGCCCTATGTATAGAAACAGCCCCTTATATTTATTATATTGAAGGCCATCCGCATTATGCAGCCAAGATGGATGCCATCTTCGCATTCATCGAAGCTCAGGAAATCCAAATTTATACCTCGGTCTTGACGCTGACAGAAACGTTAGTGAAGCCGATTCAACGAAATGATGAGGCTGTAGTTAATGCCTATCGCGCGCTGTTGACGGACACATCTCCCGTTCATCTCATGCCTGTGACGCCACCTATTGCTGAGAAAGCGGCTTATTTGCGTGCACAATATAATCTGCGCACGCCGGATTCTCTGCATGTTGCCCTTGCCATCGAAATGGGCTGTGAGGCGTTTTTGACGAACGATAAAGGCATCAAGAGGGTCACAGATTTGGTTGTCCTAGTTCTGGACGAACTAGAACTCCCTTAA
- a CDS encoding aldo/keto reductase: MEYGQIKGIEKSVSRLVQGTVYFKIDEPEVAFELCDVILDAGGTTFDTAHGYGRGDCERVLGQWINSRGVRDQVVILDKGAHPYDGRKRVTHDDITSDIHDSLERLQTDYIDLYVLHRDDEEQPVEMIVDTLNEHHDAGRIHAFGGSNWSYERIAAANDYAEKNGLVPFAVSSPQFSLAEMVKPAWDGCISIGGPSHEEARAWYLQQQMPLFTWASLAGGFMTGRYRRDNLDQLTDYFDEVAIHAYCYEDNFKRLDRADQLAAEKEITLPQLSLAYVFSQPLNIYALVGARSVKEYQENLRAFHQRLTDAEVAWLELRTDERPF, from the coding sequence ATGGAATACGGTCAAATAAAAGGCATTGAAAAATCTGTTTCTCGGCTTGTACAGGGAACTGTTTATTTCAAAATTGATGAGCCTGAAGTGGCTTTTGAGCTATGCGACGTCATCCTGGATGCAGGCGGGACAACTTTCGATACAGCCCATGGCTACGGTCGCGGCGATTGTGAGCGCGTCCTGGGCCAGTGGATCAACAGCCGGGGCGTGCGTGATCAAGTCGTCATCCTGGATAAGGGCGCGCATCCCTACGATGGCCGCAAGCGCGTTACCCATGATGACATCACCTCCGATATTCACGATTCACTCGAACGCCTGCAAACGGATTATATCGACTTGTATGTGCTGCACCGCGACGATGAAGAACAACCTGTAGAAATGATCGTCGATACGCTCAATGAGCACCACGACGCAGGGCGCATCCATGCATTTGGCGGCTCTAACTGGTCTTATGAGCGCATCGCCGCCGCCAATGATTATGCTGAGAAAAATGGCCTTGTACCGTTTGCCGTCAGCAGCCCACAGTTCAGCCTGGCAGAAATGGTCAAACCTGCATGGGATGGCTGCATTAGCATCGGTGGCCCCAGTCATGAAGAAGCACGTGCATGGTACTTGCAACAACAGATGCCGCTCTTTACGTGGGCCAGTTTAGCAGGTGGCTTTATGACAGGCCGTTATCGCCGCGATAACTTGGACCAGCTCACAGATTACTTTGACGAGGTCGCCATCCATGCCTACTGCTATGAGGATAACTTCAAGCGGTTAGACCGCGCGGACCAGCTAGCTGCTGAAAAAGAGATTACGCTGCCACAGCTCAGCTTGGCTTATGTCTTCAGTCAGCCATTAAATATCTACGCGCTGGTTGGTGCTCGCAGCGTCAAAGAATATCAGGAGAATCTGCGCGCCTTCCATCAACGCCTGACAGATGCCGAAGTCGCATGGCTGGAGCTCCGCACCGACGAGCGGCCATTCTAA
- a CDS encoding PQQ-dependent sugar dehydrogenase has translation MRKVMLLMLLVVLGLAPVAAQDTVLTDEETGTRYKIEQFMLANFPVGMVFAPDGTLFYNEKTTGNVRMVSPDGILQEDPVITLPTNALQERGMLGLALDPNFENNQMMYVVHTREGTASDWPANTLVRFRLEDGHAADVEELLSVPITNGELMHNGGNVHFDAEGYLYLSLGDYNDATNSQDLETLPGKIHRYEVTDEGLVPVADNPYGNSIYALGFRNPFDFTFDPETNNLFTTEVGPSCDDELDIVFPGFNYGWHEDYQCSGLEPITGLENGIYYTPLLSYTPVISPTGIAFYEGDAFPEWQGDLFFCDWNFGTMRRVVLNERRMHIEDVYDMDLGDMQCRVDLVVGPDDAFYFGTVGEFGGAIMRLAPVDE, from the coding sequence ATGCGTAAAGTTATGCTATTGATGCTATTGGTCGTCCTGGGGCTTGCCCCTGTTGCGGCCCAGGATACTGTGCTCACAGATGAAGAGACAGGCACGCGCTATAAGATTGAGCAGTTCATGCTGGCGAACTTCCCAGTGGGGATGGTCTTCGCGCCGGATGGCACGCTGTTTTACAACGAGAAAACCACGGGCAATGTGCGGATGGTGAGCCCGGATGGGATTTTGCAGGAAGACCCGGTGATTACACTGCCGACGAATGCCCTGCAAGAGCGCGGCATGCTCGGCCTCGCTCTGGACCCCAACTTTGAAAATAACCAGATGATGTATGTGGTGCATACGCGCGAAGGGACTGCCAGCGACTGGCCCGCGAATACGTTGGTGCGCTTTAGGCTAGAAGACGGACACGCTGCTGATGTGGAAGAACTCCTGAGTGTGCCGATTACCAACGGCGAGCTGATGCACAACGGCGGCAATGTGCATTTTGATGCCGAAGGCTACCTCTATCTCTCCTTGGGGGATTATAACGATGCGACCAACAGCCAGGACTTGGAAACACTCCCCGGCAAGATTCATCGCTATGAAGTGACGGATGAGGGCCTCGTCCCAGTGGCTGATAACCCTTATGGCAACAGCATTTATGCACTGGGTTTCCGCAATCCGTTTGATTTTACCTTCGACCCTGAGACGAACAACCTGTTCACCACGGAAGTGGGCCCAAGTTGCGATGATGAACTGGACATCGTATTCCCCGGCTTTAATTATGGCTGGCATGAAGATTACCAGTGCAGCGGGCTGGAGCCGATCACGGGGTTGGAAAATGGCATTTACTATACGCCTTTGCTTTCCTATACGCCCGTAATCTCCCCGACGGGGATTGCCTTCTACGAAGGCGATGCCTTCCCGGAATGGCAGGGCGATCTTTTCTTCTGTGATTGGAACTTTGGCACGATGCGGCGGGTGGTGCTTAATGAGAGGCGCATGCATATTGAGGACGTCTATGATATGGACCTTGGCGATATGCAGTGCCGGGTTGACTTAGTGGTTGGGCCGGATGACGCATTTTATTTCGGTACAGTCGGGGAATTTGGCGGGGCGATTATGCGACTTGCCCCTGTAGACGAGTAA
- a CDS encoding alpha/beta fold hydrolase, whose product MATFVLVHGMWHGGWCWQKLRPLLEAAGHKVYTPTLTGLGERAHLNMAQIDFDIHVQDVLNVLKYEDLNDVLLCGHSYGAGIVLAVAAQARERLMHLISVDGLMPSNGHSYQEAYPRFYERLRDLALGSGNKWWVPVPPDWTFGITKAYDLAWVESKLTPFPIHALETPVTFQLPAESTLLHTFITCTLGQTEENLAEEKKALIKQGWYYRTLHTGHDAMITQPQKLADLLLELA is encoded by the coding sequence ATGGCGACATTTGTATTGGTACATGGTATGTGGCATGGTGGCTGGTGCTGGCAAAAGCTGCGGCCTTTGCTAGAAGCCGCGGGGCACAAAGTCTACACGCCAACCTTGACCGGGCTTGGCGAGCGGGCGCATCTCAATATGGCGCAAATTGACTTCGACATCCATGTGCAAGATGTCCTCAACGTCCTGAAATACGAAGATTTAAACGACGTCCTGCTCTGTGGTCACAGCTACGGGGCAGGCATCGTCCTTGCTGTAGCGGCCCAGGCACGCGAGCGACTGATGCACCTCATCAGCGTGGATGGCCTCATGCCCAGCAACGGCCATTCTTATCAGGAAGCATACCCACGCTTTTACGAGCGCCTGCGCGATTTGGCCCTGGGATCAGGCAATAAATGGTGGGTGCCTGTCCCGCCAGATTGGACCTTCGGCATTACGAAAGCCTATGATCTGGCATGGGTGGAATCTAAATTGACGCCCTTCCCGATCCATGCGCTGGAAACGCCCGTCACATTCCAACTCCCGGCGGAATCTACGCTGCTGCATACCTTCATCACATGCACCCTGGGCCAAACTGAGGAGAACCTCGCGGAGGAGAAAAAAGCCCTGATTAAACAGGGCTGGTACTATCGCACATTACACACAGGCCACGATGCCATGATCACGCAGCCACAAAAATTGGCCGATCTCCTGCTGGAACTGGCCTGA
- a CDS encoding LLM class flavin-dependent oxidoreductase codes for MSKIKFGWRSPAFSFDGTRGTDFLEQITTTMDLVHGSFDSVWVADHFIPWASFAAPDTDTLEAWTTISYLAGAYPNIDFGSIVLSQSYRNPALLAKSAATLQWLTGGRFILGIGAGWKEDEYLAYGYDFPKASVRIKQLSEAVHIIRKMWTESPATFEGDYYQIKDAYCEPMPDPAPPIMIGGGGEQLTLRVVAEQADWWNLSGSADFYGHKLDVLRGHCEAVGRDYESIVKTWTSDTILLAPSEAEAQRIAAANPLMDGVSGYTPQHLMDQLQSLIDLGVSYFMLRFADFPHTEGIQMFMEEVMPVLREKN; via the coding sequence ATGTCTAAAATTAAATTTGGCTGGCGCTCCCCGGCATTCTCTTTTGATGGAACGCGAGGGACCGATTTCCTCGAACAGATTACAACAACGATGGACCTCGTTCATGGTTCGTTCGATTCTGTCTGGGTGGCGGATCATTTCATTCCCTGGGCATCTTTTGCTGCCCCGGATACAGACACCCTGGAAGCCTGGACGACAATTAGCTATCTGGCAGGTGCTTATCCCAATATCGACTTCGGCAGTATTGTACTCTCCCAGTCCTATCGTAACCCGGCTTTATTGGCAAAATCGGCGGCGACGCTGCAATGGCTGACGGGTGGGCGGTTTATCCTGGGGATTGGTGCCGGCTGGAAAGAAGATGAGTACCTGGCTTATGGTTACGACTTCCCCAAAGCATCTGTACGCATCAAGCAGTTGAGCGAGGCGGTGCATATTATCCGCAAGATGTGGACGGAATCACCAGCGACTTTTGAAGGTGACTATTATCAGATCAAGGATGCTTACTGCGAGCCAATGCCGGACCCAGCACCACCCATTATGATTGGCGGCGGTGGAGAGCAGTTGACGCTGCGCGTCGTTGCAGAACAGGCTGATTGGTGGAATTTGAGCGGCTCCGCAGATTTCTATGGTCATAAGCTGGATGTGCTGCGTGGTCACTGCGAAGCTGTCGGGCGTGATTATGAGTCGATCGTCAAGACGTGGACGAGTGACACCATCCTCTTAGCGCCGAGCGAAGCAGAAGCCCAGCGCATCGCAGCAGCAAACCCATTGATGGATGGCGTGAGCGGTTATACGCCGCAACATCTCATGGATCAATTACAAAGTCTGATTGATCTGGGCGTGAGTTACTTCATGCTGCGCTTTGCAGATTTCCCCCATACAGAGGGCATCCAGATGTTTATGGAAGAGGTGATGCCGGTGCTGCGCGAGAAAAATTAG
- a CDS encoding stage V sporulation protein S produces the protein MNDVQEITLENPTNEETHPDLIKVSARSRSTAVAGAIAGVIRQHDLAEVQAIGAGAVNQAVKALAIARGYLERDAIDIVCTPYFTEVDIDGSERTAVRFKVEPRA, from the coding sequence ATGAATGACGTCCAAGAGATTACCTTAGAAAATCCCACAAACGAAGAAACCCATCCTGATCTAATTAAGGTGTCGGCCCGGTCACGTTCTACGGCCGTGGCGGGGGCTATCGCAGGTGTCATCCGCCAGCATGATCTGGCAGAGGTACAGGCGATTGGAGCAGGGGCCGTCAACCAGGCCGTAAAGGCATTGGCGATTGCACGTGGCTATCTGGAGCGTGATGCCATCGACATTGTCTGCACACCCTACTTTACAGAGGTTGACATTGATGGCAGTGAACGGACTGCTGTGCGCTTTAAAGTCGAGCCGCGCGCATAA